One genomic segment of Erythrobacter sp. THAF29 includes these proteins:
- a CDS encoding chorismate mutase — translation MSGDFKSPEDCETMADVRKGVDCTDRELVALLERRFGYMRAAARIKPNREAVRDEARKASVIAAAVADAKARGIPGEVVADLWERLVEGSIAYEFEKWDRLRG, via the coding sequence ATGTCAGGTGACTTCAAGAGCCCCGAAGATTGCGAAACGATGGCAGACGTCCGAAAGGGTGTCGATTGCACAGACCGCGAGCTGGTCGCGCTCCTCGAACGGCGGTTTGGATACATGCGCGCAGCCGCTCGCATCAAACCGAACCGTGAGGCGGTGCGCGACGAGGCCCGCAAAGCAAGCGTCATCGCGGCTGCGGTTGCCGATGCAAAGGCGCGCGGAATTCCCGGCGAGGTGGTTGCCGACTTGTGGGAACGGCTTGTCGAAGGTTCAATCGCCTACGAGTTTGAAAAGTGGGATCGTTTGCGCGGCTGA